Proteins from a single region of Abyssalbus ytuae:
- a CDS encoding SemiSWEET family sugar transporter, whose product MNMNISIQETIGLTAALLTTCSFMPQVYHSWKKQSAKSLSWGMLGISIIAAILWLSYGILLRNNVIILSNAIMGCLQLNLVYLKFIYQKKL is encoded by the coding sequence ATGAATATGAATATTTCTATACAAGAAACAATCGGACTAACAGCGGCACTTTTAACCACTTGCTCATTTATGCCGCAGGTTTACCATTCCTGGAAAAAACAATCTGCTAAAAGTCTGTCCTGGGGTATGCTTGGAATCAGCATTATCGCAGCCATCCTGTGGTTATCGTATGGAATTTTGCTCCGCAACAATGTCATAATATTATCAAATGCAATTATGGGTTGTTTACAGTTAAACCTGGTTTATCTTAAATTCATCTATCAGAAGAAATTATAA